GGCTACACACTAAGCTGAAGCAGTAATCCTGGGCACCTGTAGTAGCTAGCAGGGTGTGACTGGTTGTGTTGTTGTCCTGCTGCAGGTTCGAGTGCTGGAGCTGGCAGCGGGGAGTTCCACGTGTACAGACACCTGCGGCGCAGAGAGTACCAGAGGCAGGAGTGCATGGATACCATGAGTGAAAAGGTATGCATTGTACTCCAGCCAGGTTTCAGCTATATTTCATAATTTCACACATAGATTTAACAATGTCTAGTGTGTAGAGACCTTGGGGTATAATTAGCCCTTGTAGTCCACCCTGTTACCttgctacatttatttttcaggggctcacaataTAAAGTAAGAAATCACTTGTCTTTTATGGTATTTGAACAGGGTTATTTATTGAAACATGAAACCTGTTCATCGTGCAACTGGTTGATGGGACTTTACCACTGAATGTAATGATCTTCCATTGCTTATTTGCTTCTAACAAGCAGCTGACCAAATGCAGGTAAGTTGGACATATCCAGGCAATGTCCAAAGCATGCCCAGATTTGcctctgaatacatttcaagccgTGGCTGTTTGAATGTTCTCTGAATCATTACTGTAGAAACTGTGCTAATGGATTTCTTTTGTCTCATACACCGTTATTGAGTTTTTGGAATGTAGCTGCTCCTAAAAGCCGTTCTGCAGTTCTGTAATGTACAGTCTCGCAGTGCAACTTGATGTAGTCTTTTCACTGAAGAGATTGGCGTTTGGTAATGACATGcttttctctgtgtgttttttctgtgttgCAGCAAAAGCTGGACAAGGAGTACCAGGAGAAGCTACAGAAGAACAATCAGGCAACAGCAGAGAGGACAGCCAAGCGCAGGAAGAAACGGTGAGGAGCAGGGCTGGGTGATATTGACAAAGAGAACCTGCAAATATactactgaaaaaaaatgaaaggagcaaCATTTCAAACTTGAGTTTTTCAcacaattaacaataataatccagTCTGAATAGGTGCGTAACATCAGTGACACGCATCTGAACACAAGACCCATGGAGGGTGTCTATAGGCCTCTTGGAGATCTCTCAATGACAATCCTGGCAGTATGACATGAGCATTATCCAGCGTCAAAACAAGCCCAGGGTAAATTGCACCAGCAATGTGTTACTGCAGCGTTCCAGACTGTGTGTATGTACCTTTGAGCTGTAAATCCGCTTCTTGGACGCAAAATAAGATCTGTGGATCCAACGCAGATGCCTCCCCACACCATTAGTAAGTCCCCTCCAAAACAGTCAATGGTGTTGAATTAAACACATGACCGTTAGTGGACATCCAATCAGCCACTTGACTAATGATCAAATCTGAAGTCTAAATAGAGGGGCAGCCAGTGCAAAATGCATCTTAACAGTCACAATTTATGAGGAACACATAAAAAGGTCTACTGGTGAATGCCAGTGTGTTAAAGTAATTTTTCCCATATTTAATGTTAGTGTATGCAGCAAGTTTGACTCTGATACGTCAAGCTTTGAAAGTGATTCATTCAAAGCTTTTGGAAAAATGACCATAGTCGAGTACACATTTACTACATGCATCTCTTACACAGAAATATGTAATATCTACTAAGTGACAGTAATAAATAATAGGTAAGATGAGTAGGATTCTCCAAATAATGGTTTTACATTGAGTTGATTAATGACCACCATCATTTAAGTACTGGGGATGCAACTGTACAATACATGTCATGATGAGCAGGTCGTGATATATCTATCACAATATATGTTGTAGGAGGTATTCCTAGCAAACTGACTAATTATTGGCAAAATAACTAATTCAGTACATTAGAAATAAGTACAAGCAACCTGAATATAGTGCAGCACATGTGCAAGTGTCACCCTATTTGCAAGGTTTACTGCATGTACAAGAGCTCCCAAAAAAGTAAGCTGTGAAGAGAATCTTCTCAAAGAGTTTCCAATCacaaagaataatacaaaacatgacTGCTTCTTTCTGAGAATTTGTTAAATACTTCTGCAGAGCCAAACCATTTTTAGGTCCTGTAAGTCTATATAAAGTAACCCAGAAAGGAGCACGATGCTCTCAAACTCCAAAAACCCAAAGGTACCGCTCCTTGACTGAAGAAAACCTCAAAGAGAACCTCAGCTGTAGATGCTATACGGGGAAGAAGTGGCGGTGGCCTGAGAGAGCAGGACCATTGGGAAAGAAGTAGAGAGACATACCTGCCGTGTATCAAAGAGGACTGTTAGACAAACACTTCTAAATCTACTGGGTTGCAAAAGAACCTGAAGACTGTGTTGGACCACAGTTGTGGTGAAGAATTAAAGAGGAAACGCATAAAGACTGTGTTGATCCCACTGGGATTGAAGAATTATAATGGAGAGAATGTCATAGTGCACTTCAACTAAACAAGTTCATAACTAGACAGAGAATGAGTCAGTGTTGCCCTGGGCTGCTCAGTGTAATCTGTGTTACATTCTTAACATAGTACACAATTAAATGAAACataactaaaaacatttaattaaagttACATAACTTGCGATACATAACTTTTAATGAATCTTGATAAGTAACTGAAAAGTTAGAATCAACTCGTTAGTAAGTTCTGTTAACTTGCTATTGTTATACGAGTGTATTTAGATAGCTTTGATTTGAAGGTTTGATACTATGTATTATCTTTGATACAGAGTATGTTTAGGAtgtatttctgttctttcctATTTCTGCATCCAATAAATTGCTGCTATTAATTGAACTTCCCTTGTGTCTAGTGTGAGTGTTCATAACAAGTCCTCGATCTCTGTGGATTTAAGGAATATTTTAATTGCTTCTGTAAAGTGATGGTCCAGATGGTTTAATTAAGATAGGCAGGGTATGTATTCAAACCAAATATAGAACACACTTCTTCATTCTAGAACCATTTGTGAACTACAATGGGCTATGTTatggtcttgtatcacaatacaaatgataCATACCTGTATTACGATATCATGTAATGGAAGTGTCATGATTCAAATCATTACACGCCTAATAACTGTATGGTTTTACCGACCTTATTTAGCGCTAGTCTTGGACTGCAGTATGTCAtgttagtgctaatcagggtctgtaaccAGCATAGCATCGTGGTCTGCCTGCTTCTGTAATGCTTGAAACCTTTTGGTTCAGCGTGCTACAAAGTTTGTGTACCATTACAGGTAGAACATCAAGGATTAGTACTTGTACTGAAAATAGAACTTGCTGTGTTGGTTTGCATACAGTATACAACCTGATTAGCAGTCTTTACTGCTGTGAACAGGGTTACATTGATGCAAGTGAAGCAGACATTCAGTGCTTcacatttatacatgttttttttggttgtttccCTAGGCAAAAGTTAAAGGAGAAGAAGCTGATGGCACAGAAAGCTAAACTCGAGGAAGGGAAGGATGGAGGTACTTTTCGTAGATTcagttgttttttgtctttttagctGGATGGAGGAACTTTTCATAGGTTCAAATGGTTTTTAGTTGAtaaaggctgccacacaccagatGCAGGGCGACATGACATGTCTGTTTTTGATAGACTGTATTTGTAGGCTGACACATTTCCTCTGTATTAAAATCACTGTGTAGATTACAGTTTTGTTGAACCAGATTTATTTCTAGATATTTCATATTAAAGCACTAAGGTAAAGAAACAGCTTGCTTCAGCTCAATTTGAAACAACTCAATACACTCAAAACTTTGTACAGAAATTGAAAATAGTCCCTTCCTTACACACGAGAATCCTCATTTGGTTGAGCATTTACCACTCACTACCCTCCGCAAATATTAATTGGCAAACTGTCCCAGGCATCTTCAAACATCTCGATCCCCATGAAGATAATTTCATATGTGTATTTCATCATATCCAGTTCTTTGGCAGTCTACTCCATATTTTTGTAACTCATAAGCCATATATTTAAACCACCACCACTAGAAACATATTTGTAAACAAGTATATTGTTAAAGTTTAGACCATGAAATgaatgtaaaatattgtttttgtttctcatcaGATGGCGATAGTGGCTCAAATTCTGCATCCAGCAGTGACAAGGTCCCCAGGAAGGAGGGTGACGATGATGCAGAGGAGCCCAGCTTTGTTATGGGGGGGAGGTGACAGTGATGTAGAggagcctggggggggggggggggggtgatgctcTGGACATGTTTCTGATAACTCCACACCCTGCCAGGAATGAGGTGCCCAATAACCTCTCCACTTCTCACTGCAAATCAAGAGTGTCACCTGAAGCAGTTTCTTTATCTTTTGAACCCATTTTCCACAGATCACATTGGCCATTTGCTGGACATGCCAAGAATTTTGGAAAACATTTGTATGGTTAGACAAATCTTAAAAACAGCAACCAAGTGAGTTAAGCCCGGTACCCCTTGCCCGATGCGATCAATTgcgatttattttttcagtcgcATCGGACAGTGTGTTATGTTTGAGATTTTTCAGGATTGGCTGAATGATGTCAGTCGGCTtgtaaagtttaaacatgttttttgcaATTTGATTCCTGGGCAGTGTATGTACCTGGCATAAGTCGGAGAATTGATGTCTCTCCTGGTGTCGGTCTCATTGATTGTGACCCATATGAAATAGAGATCTGTTTCTGTTCAGGGCAGCATGAACTGAGCTGCTGATGGAAGTCAGGTGTACACCAGTACCTCCTGCTCGCTTGCTCAGGACCACATTCATTGATATGTCTGTGTGTTACCAGCATCATGaagttgttgttgtgtgtgttttttttttgtttttttttaataaagtttccaatatttttatttcaatgtagttatgtagtgcctttcataccatagtatctcaaagtgctttacatgtcAGTTTAAACAGAAAGAAGTACAGTAATACATTGCAAATCCGAACGTCAATTATCCAGACTGATGATTAATCTGAACGACGTTGATGTCCCCTGAGATTCTGTAGTACTGTAGGCCCTGTATGTATCTTCAGCCAATCAGAGATGTAACGGGGCAGTATGCAGTTTTCAGTCCTGTATACTGCCCTGTTACATTCTGTACAGTGATGTTGTTACTGAACAGCTTGAGGCAGATCTGCAGTATATTACTGTGCAGCGGTGCTTGGGTAGACTGAGGCAACAGGTTTTCACTGCGTTGCTGTTGCATCATGCTGGTTTCCTGTGACATATGCAAGGTCAGTCTCCCAGCGGATAAGAACAGCAGGTGCCCTTCCTGCTTAGGGCCAAAGTGCAAGACAGGCACTCGCTGACTGCagcttctgcaagttttgtgcGACTTTTTCTAAGAGCACGCTTGAAAAGCATGTGTCTCTCAGCTCTGAAGAGATGTCCATTCCTCTTGGGCAAGGCCCTTCCCCATCGCCTGCTAAAGACGTTTCTGCGTCCTCTAGATGGCTCGGTGCCAAGGCAGAGTAAGAAAACTGCAAGAGTCCACATAAGAAGCCGTCCCTACTGTCTTCATCTTCCTCTgcctccccttctccacctcctcctgctcctaAAAAGAGGAAGAGGAAGTCACCATTCTAAGAGATTGACTGACTGATCAAATGGAGCaactctgggcagctgtttcctcATCAGGACAAAGTGCTTGCTGAGCTGCTGTGTGAGCACAGTGCTCCGTCTGGCCTACCTGTTCGATTGGAAAAACACAgtgctttaaatacagactggCACCTCGAGGATATGCTGTCCATCACTGCCGCTAATGAGGCTGGCAGCCCAGAGTAGGAGCTCTGAGGAGGTAGACTGTGACCCCATTACCAGTTAATGTATCCCTGTTGGCAGAGCTGTTGTCATTAATTCAGAGGGCAACTGTAAAATTGCAAGTGCCATGGCCTGCGGATGGGACAAGGAAACAGTCCATCTGTGATGATGAGCCTGTTACGTCTACCTTGCCCGCCCCCCTCGCAGAGCACCCAGATTTTGTTTTAGAAGTCCAATCGTCATGGGATCACCCTGCTACAGCTCCGGCTGTTACCAGGTTGATGGGCTCATTGTACAACCTCCATGACACAGAAAAATTTGGTTTGTCTCACTTTCCTCCTGTAGATACTGCAGTTGCCTAACTGGTGCAGGCACGTAAACTTATGCTCTTGACCAAGGACTCTACCTGCCCTAACAAACAGTGTCGGGTCTCAGAAAATATTCTCAAGCGGGTTTACTCGCATGGCTGGGTAGCTATAACAGTATATTGGTAGCTTACCAGACCTGTTTATTAAAGGCTCTCTCTGAGTCATAGACCCTCACGGTATTCTGTGACATCACTTCTGACCCCACATGTCCCAAGTCGCTCTCTTACATCACAGGACGAAGGTCTATTCATTATTCCATGGATACAGAGAAGAAAGTAAGGTGGCAGAGCGTTCAGCTTTAGAGTTGTGGAATTTTCCGCCTCGATTTGTAAGGGAGGCCCCATCTCTTGCTgcttttaaagtaagattaaaaatacatttttgtaatttagcAAATGCATCATCCTATtacttatttttgtcattttttttataattttaatgtaTATAATTTAGAGGTATTTTATcatcttattattttttattatttctcagttgttttgtgtataatttgttatttttttctgtaaagtgctttataagaAATTGATTGATTTACACTCATTTTGAGGTACTTAAAACACTGTTTTTGACATGCTGGAATAGAGGTTAGGTCATACCATAGTTGTTTAACTGTACCGAGATCTGAGGAAATTAATAAAGTTGCATCACTTTGTGTACTGCATACTTCCTTATAAACTCAGTTATTTGCTAATCAAATGCATCAATTCAAAAGGATGATCTGTGGAGCAGTGCCCCACCACAAGCCTGCTCCGGCCCCGCTTCATCCCTCATTACCTCGTCATgctgttgatactgaatcatcctttaagacccaacttgacaaaatGTTGAGATCAATCTGCTGctaggaaccggatgagcacTGGTCGGTTTCCTAGACACTGCGCTAGACACAGATACAGAAACCCTGTAATGTATTACAGGGACAACCCTTCTGATTCATTAACTGTTGATACACAAGGGTGAGTCAGAAAGGGGCTGACGACTGCAAACTTGCAGAGGATCTCAGGATCTGAACTCCTGACCTTGCTCTCACTGGGTGAGTGAAGGATTAGCTTCTTTAGCCAAGCTGGCTAGAGTTCTTTATATTAGCCTGGTTGATGCGATTCCATCTCATTATTGTATCATTATATGGCTGGAAGTTCCACAATGCCTTAGCAAGGTAGCACTCTATGAGATGGGAaaactgcagctaccagtctcagctctaaGTGAGGAATTCAAGTGTGCTATGGTTCGGATGGAAATTACATCCATGCAATCGTGTATGAGGGATGTAGCACCTGTAGTGAGAGCTGagagaaagtgggcagcaaaggacaTAGTGCAAGATACacatcagtgatatcatggggcaagtagaAGAGGGAAGAGGAGGCTTCCCCGAGAGgcacaaagcagctccagctgaaaggaggaagttggtagtcactgaagtgcaaaagcagggAAGAGGATGACGTGTGTCCAGGCGATGTCCCAGGctagcagggagaatggatgaggtGCGTCAAGGCGGTGTCCCAGGctagcagggagaatggatgaggtGTGTCAAGGTGGTGTCCCAGGCTAGCAggggagaggatgaggtgtgtcaaGGCGGTGTTCAAGGCTAGCAGGGGAGAGGATGAGGCGCGTCAAGGCGGTGTCCCAGGCTAGCAGGGGAGAGGATAAAGTGCATCAAGGAGGTGTCCCAGGctagcagggagaatggatgacgTGCGTCAAGGCGGTGTTCCAGGctagcagggagaatggatgatgtGCGTCAAGGCGGTGTCCCAGGctagcagggagaatggatgaggcGCGTCAAGCCGGTGTCCTAGGCTAGCAGGGATAATGGATGATATGGAGAATGTGGAACAATGTAAGATTGGCTAGAGAGACCTGTGGGCAGTGGAACAGAGGAGGATCTGCTTCCTGATCATGTCTACATATGTTCTTCCATTAGCGCAGAACCTGAATGTATGTGTAGAAGGGAACTCGCCACAGTTGCTTCATTTGgagtcatgaccaggtgctgcgatgcttggcattagcactggaagaacTGCGTAATAAGATCACAGCTC
This genomic interval from Polyodon spathula isolate WHYD16114869_AA chromosome 41, ASM1765450v1, whole genome shotgun sequence contains the following:
- the prkrip1 gene encoding PRKR-interacting protein 1 homolog, translated to MAGTREGSARPGKPAAKEPQPLVIAKTAAEEQRLRLERLMRNPDKPVPIPERPKEWNPRAPPEFVRDVMGSSAGAGSGEFHVYRHLRRREYQRQECMDTMSEKQKLDKEYQEKLQKNNQATAERTAKRRKKRQKLKEKKLMAQKAKLEEGKDGDGDSGSNSASSSDKVPRKEGDDDAEEPSFVMGGR